A segment of the Chlorocebus sabaeus isolate Y175 chromosome 15, mChlSab1.0.hap1, whole genome shotgun sequence genome:
GTGTTTGGATTAGTCCAGACATTCTGAAACTGTGGTGGAGGAGGATGATTAAAAACCAAAGGACGTGGCTGCACATGATAAgcacctttttaaaaagcaaaaataaaaagcctaTTTTTAGTTCTTAGAAAAGCTACATGTGTCAACAAGAACAGTTTCTCTTTGTACTCACATAAATTTTGTTTCCTGATTGCAGGGCCCAGCTTCAGCTTTTTACCATGGAAATTTATCTGTGactgaaaataaaacagtaacaaaacTAGAATCAATTTTCAAGTCTTTACTTCCAAGACTTGGGTGAACACCTAAAGTCTTCTAAAGTTCCTATTATCATAGAAGATCAGTGATAACTACACATCAAATTAAAATTTGTCATCATGAAGCTACCTCCCTTACTTCTCTATCAGTGTCAAGAGGCATCAAGTGCAAGTTGATCAAAAACTTTTCATCACCCTGCCCTGTCTCCAACCCTTCCCATCTGTAGTTCATGAAGCTAGGTGCCCAGTCAAAAATAAACAGGTTCTAACATATCATGTGAGATTCCTCCAAGTTTGGATTTTAAACAGAAAGTGTATCTTCCAAATTTTATACAAGACTGAGTATATCACTCAACACTAAACACTGtatcaataaaacaaatatttttctattagatTACTTACTTCTACTATCTTCTGCACATCCAcgtcattaaaaaatgaaacaaatccaTAGCTATAAAGGCAGATAAATGAAGTATAAAATCACCATCATACAGTACATGGTTCAGAACTTCTACAATATACAGAAGTGATGACTAAAAGATGAATAATATACTACGGTATTTGTTAAGATGTACATGATAGATCCTCTACAAATACTGCTTTTTCTTAATCTGAACTATGTCAAAATGTGCTAAGATTAGTGTGAAAACTGTATTGATTGACAAGTAATTCATATCTGTGAACCTGAATTTAACTTACTAAGACAAGGTGGTTAAAATTTAAGATATCGTGCAATGTATGAAGAAAACAATTCTTTGAGAAAACTGatttcatttgtatgaaatgaagattgaagacattaaaaaacaaacagaaaaatgattaaagaaCTGGCAATAAACTTTTATCCTCTACATGAAAGAAATTAACACAGCAACAAATTTCATTTATGTAAGCATCAGAATACCAGTTTTGAAGTCTTCTCTGATACTCTATACGTGACTAGAGTTCAGATATTGTTGCTAAAATTACTCACCCTTTGGACACACCAGTTCGATCAGTGATTATCTTCACTTCTTTCACTGAACCATATCTAGCAAAGAAGCTTCTAATCTCAGTTTCATCCATCTATGGAAAAGAATTGAACTTCAAGAGTAAAAACTCAGCATtcaaaaatttcaattttattaaaaggTTTGATGATGTGAAAATTTCTCCCCCCTTTTGTCCCCAAATGACCAGTAGCTCTTTGTCAAAGATATTTTTAGTACCTATGGGACAAACATAAAACCAATTCTAAACCTCCATGAAGTACAAAAACACCTTAAGTTTGTAACAGGGCCCAAATCCCATTATTCATAATGTATTGTAACGTAAAAATGAGGTATGAATACAATACCCTAACATCAATTCCtccaacaaaaacagtgtttggcATGATTTTGCCTTCTGGTAAAACATAGCCTTGGCTGGTTGCAGCTGATGAGGACTGGGTGCTGGCTTCTCTGGAGATGGTTGAGTTTGGAGTTTCAGGATTTGCAGCAGACTGTAATTTGGAAAGTAGACATCGTAATTAGATATACAGGAGAAACCCATACATAATGTGAAATATAACTTTTGTTTTCTAAgtataaagtattttatataaattactttCATTTGTAAGTTAGTTGAGGCTCAGGATTTAAACTCATCAGAGTAGATCAGCATTGAATTTTAACAAAAGGATATAgcgctttcttttttttttgagacagagtctcacccttgtcacccagcctggagtgtaatggcatgatctcggctcactgcaacctccacctcccgggttcaagcgattctcttgcctcagcctcccgagtagctgggattaccagcgcctgacaacacacccggctaatttcatatctttatgtagagatggggtttctccacgttggccaggctggtctccaactcacgacctcaggtgatccacccgactttgcctcccgaagtgctggaattacaggcatgagccaccgcgcccaatcAGGATACAGTACTTTCTTAAACCCAGTACTGCTCATTACCAAGTCTTGTACAATGCTGTGGAAGAATACTTAGTTATTTGTGAAAATACTATgtgaattagttttaaaaaaacccaaaatcagAAAGTTCAGATttgtaaaaattaacattaaaatcatCCTGTTCTATATTCAtaaacaacttttcattttactGAGTATACTAATAAAAAGGATgacaaatcttaaaaaaaaaaactccaaaaagccacagcaaaaagaaaataagcctCAAAGTTTTAAACCAATTTGTCTTGCTTCGCCTTTTTCACCAAAATGACatgaatttttacaattttaacaCTCCCTGTGTTAGCATGCCTGCTTTACTTTAGGAACGGATCATGGAAACATTATTTGCTCACATGTCATAGCTCCTTCTAAAAAAAGGGTTATAATCCTCATCCCTAATGCTAGGGTGTTCAAAGCatcttttgaaataacatttttcttcctgAGTAACACCAAATCAGTCCCAGTGATAATTCTAATTTTCACAGTAGGCAGATAAAAATGTACcatctttattttcagataaagaaacacatacatataactcattatttttctggattttgatCTGAACTGTCTTTATTCTTTCCGCTGTAGACTCTAAGACTAATGTAAAATTTTCTCAAGTAGAATTTGTAAGTAATCTGTATGTCGGAGAAGCAATATAGCATAGtggaacaaaaattaatttagtcAGAAGAACTAGGTTTATGTCCCTTACAGGTAAGTGGTTATAGGCCACTTACTTGTCAGCTGTGTATCTCTGGGCAAATTGctttgagaatgaaatgagattaacatctgtgaattcatttcgtAAAGTATAAAGTGGTATGCCAATGTAAGCTAGTATCctgttatttaaatttattttaagtagattttttttcaagtttcttttttggCTTTACTATTTTAGCTGACTTATTTTGAAGATACTTTTAATTAAGAACTAACTGAAACATCAGGAAACTATGAatcattattaatttaaaaatcatcggTGAAGTGCCCGTTGACTACAAAAGGTAACTACAAAAGACTGCAAAAGAGAAAGCTATTCCACACATACCTGTtcgaaagaaaacaaaagacaaaagagcGCAACTGTGTATCTTTTTGAAAAGCACAGTAATTTTATAGGAATTAGTAAGAAAGCAGACTTCCTGCTTTGTTAATTAGATGCTAGAAGTTACTGATTCTACACAGCTTTACTAGAGATGAAATCTAAGTTGTCAAATCAATTAAAGCTGagttttttgcttttctctatttGCGCTTATACTTGCTATTTTGGGTTTGTAACTAAATAATTCccaattctttcttttaatagTGGTATTTCGTGACAATGATgtggaagaaaaatttaaaaactatttctgaagtttttcctttctaaaaatgTCTTACATTATCGTTTTTCTAAATGACATTAAGCTGCATATCTTGAACTATAAGGAACTTGGTGAGATTTCCCCTCCCTATAGACAATTCACCAATCCCTTCTCAGCTCATTCAGAAATcccaaacagaataaaacaaaacaaaataaattctgaaattcttgtagtttcttttctccttttcaattCCCCCTTGATTTGTGGATGAACgttggatatatatattttttataaacaagCTATATATACAGTATTGTCTCTGCACCATAGTTTGGATGTATTTTAATCTAGAAGTGTAACATCTGGCAGAAAACTGTCAGATTGTAAGAAGTTATGATAATGCACTGATTCTCAACTGGGGAAGATTTTTGAGCCCCAGGGGCATTTAACAATGTTGAGAGATTGGCTGTCACACCTGAGGTGTATTCCTGGCATCTGACGGGCTGAAGGCCAGGGATACTACTGCACATCCTACAATGCAAAGACAGCTTCCTACAACAAGGAATTATTTGGTCCAAAATTTGAATAGGGTGTGGTTAAGAAACCTTGTGACAGTGCCACAAGAATTGAGGAGGAAAATTACTGTTTGGGAAGGACCTGATTTCCATTGTTCAGTAAAGTAAGTCTTTTcaggacctcagtttccttgtttgaAAATGAATGGTTGGAAAagatctctggtgtctcttctaaTTCTCATACTCGATGCAAGAGTAAAACGGATACTTGAAGACGACAGTAGTTtgataaagaggaaaagaggcattTGACATTATAGGAAGTCTGACTTTGGCTTAGATCTTACAAACTGGCTGCCTGCTTAACTGGAATcgtaaatataaaattcattgaATCATTTTAACTGTGTAATAACATCTTAAATTAAGGAGACAACATCATGTCCTAGTCCTCAGCCAGCAGGTGGCGCTCAAAGCTAACAAAGTAAGCAATGTACTCCATTTTTACCATGGCTTGATTAGTAGGGATTGTTAAATTTCTACTGTATTTACACATAATtaaagtgtatatataaaaatccaCAATCAATAGACAATGTTTGGTGAAACTATGgccaaaaatataaatgaatgctTAGGATAAGCAAAagcttaattttaaagaaaataccatCGTAACTGTCAATAGCATCCTGAAAACAAACTGCATTAAAGAAGTAATTATCTTAATCATACCTTCAAGTGAGTTGGTGAATTTTGAAATGAGAAATGCTGGAACAGTTAACAGGGGTGAGCTTCAAGACCATCATATACACAACTGTCATTGTTATTTATAGCAAACACATTCCTTGTTATATTTGGACAACCAAGTGACAAAgacagctaaaaactggaaaaaattatttaaactcctGGGATGTCAGCTTCGACAGTATTATCTAATTCAATTACTATGTGAACATGTAAGCAAATTGAGATTTATATAAACTGACCAGGAAAAAGGCTATAATTTGTAGTTATCAAAGTTACATTCACAccaatagaaagaagaaaataaacagaatgctaaaattaagaaaacatgacATGAAAATCAGAATCAAAACTTTAAATCCAAGAGAAGAGTCTTGGGGAGCTGGAGGTGGGAAGGATGAAATTCAAGCAATAAACAATCCTGGCAAAACTaagcaaagaaaagcaagaaagcaaaaagatatATGAAACCTGAGAAATGGGTTATGACCACAGATTATAAAACAACGCTATGCATAAACTCTATAGGAATAAATTTGGAAATCAACGATGTGACAAACTTGTagagaaatttaaatgtttacaaaacaatcttgagaaagaacacCCAACGAAACCTGGCTCAGTTTCCCTGGGAATTCTTTCAACTTGTAAAGAAATAGATAACttgggtatatgtgtgtgtgtcagaggtgcacacacacaccagacaccgGAAATAAAGATAGAAGACAGAAGAAGAGATTAAGAAATTCAAACACTTTTCTTCAattttcaaagaggaaaaaaatatttctcaacgCATTTTACAAAGCTAACACCATATAAGTAACAAAGCCGCATCAAGATGAGCCATCCCTGCCCTCAGCACAAATGCAAAATTCCAGCAGTATATATAGTTTACACTGGGAATGCAAGAATACTTCATAGGATATTGTTACTTTAATTCGCcattgaaaaagcatttgataaaatacagcattcatttttaaattatttaaaaatccaagtaaAACAGAAATAGAGGTATCTTATTTTCTATCAATCTAATTTTGCCCTATCATTAAGCTTAAAGTGAAATACTAGAGTCATCTCCATTGAAATTAGGAGTAAGGGCACCTCCTTATTAATACTACATAGTTTTTCCACTACGTATGACAAAGGTGAACATTAATACAGTTTttatgaataaatacaaaattaaaatggaaatttaaaaagctaatgaTCAATGATCAACTTCATCGATTTCAAAAAGTGCacatcaacataataaaatattttccagctcTTAGGTTGAcgatttaaaaaaatcctaatacCTTTCATCGGGAAGGGTGTGAAAAAGAGATCACTGTCCACACCATCAGTGggaaaatactgatacatgctttACCAAGAGTAGCTTGGAAACGGTGTATCATTGTTTGATAGGCGGGGATACTCATCACTATAGTAACGAAGGGAGTAACTTAAAATTGTTACCAAAGGGGCAAAACGCTttcacccagcaattccacttacaGCAATTCATCTCAAGGAATTAATAATACAAGCGTGCCAAGATATTTACACAAGGATattcatagcattttttttttttcagactgagcCTCCCctctttgttgcctaggctggagtgcagtggcacgatcttagctcactgcaacccgcctcccagattcaagtgattcttctgcctcagtctcccgagtagctgggattacaagtgtgcaccaccacgcccagctaatcttttttagtagagacggggtttcaccatgttagccaagctggtctcgaactcctgacctcaggtgatccacccgcctcagcctcctaaagagattacaggcgtgagccactgcgcccagcccgatAGTATTAATACTGAAAAAGTATTCATCATAATGGAATTCGGTAAAATGAtggtataattttaaacatatattgaaaattaaaattatcttcagaATAATGCCCACATCAATTGAAAGATGCAAGTTGTAAAATACTACTATGCGGCACGGTGTAACTCTTGCAAAAGTTGGCCCATCTATATGCAATATAAGCATAAAAATAATCTGGAAGggcatacatgtatcaaaatttaACGGCTATAAGTGTCAGGATTAAGACAGATTGCTATTTTCTTACAGTGATTGTTTTCAAATGAGTAAATATGctttcataatcagaaaaaaatccaatGTAACTATTAGGATTCCTttatctctaaaaatgaaaagtattataataaataattacttaTAACTCAaggtaattaatttttattagcaTGGATAACTACATGTTGCACAATTACacataatctatttttattttaatgtttatacgTGGTAATAAAAACTTGTGTATAAATTTCCTCCCTTTATCTCTAAAAATGAAGAGACTGAGAATTATcaatgcagacacacacatagcaTGTAATACGCGCGTTCGTGACTCAGTGGTTGGTCACCGCGTTCAGAGCCGCATCTTGTGGTGGCGCTGAACCAACGCTAGGCATTTACCAAACTCACAGAAACGCACACCCAACACTATCTACCAAATGGACATTTTGTCAAAGGTTCGAGAGGGAAAAAAACTGCCCAGAGttcaaaaattctaaaattctcaATGGTAACTACTGAAACCGACCTCGTGCCACAAAGATGGCGTCAGGCGAGCTTTTGTGCCTGTCGCCGCCGCACGAGGGAGCTGCCATCAGCAAGTCCCCAGCAGCTGACAGGTGAGAGGAGACCAGAAGCACTTCCGGCCCAGCCCCCCTTAGCTAGCGGGCCCTGCTTTCAGGACGCCTCACACACCCCACGCTGAGGCCCCCACaaaccccacccaccccaccccgcaCAGGGACCGGGAGGGAACCACTTCCTAAAGAAGCTCCAACCCTCCGAGTCTAAGGAGACAAGTCCCTCAGCAGGCCCACCGCCATCTTACAGAGCCATGGGAAGAGCGCCAGAAGTGAGGCTGGCAGGGCGGGGCCgcgtgggggaggggcggggcgcgtgggagtgggggaggggaggggtgcgtgggagtgggggaggggtggggcggTGGGGGGGGTGGGGAACCCGCACCCCAAACCTCTGCCAGCAGAGAACCCGGGGCGGGAAATGGGTGCCTCAAGAAGGCCACGGTCCTTGCACGTGGCCGGCGAGGCAGCACGTCCTCGGGGCCCACCCCCACCTGGCCACCCTCGGCGTCCCGCGCCGGCCTCTGCGTGTAGGCCCCGCCACTGCCAGGCCGCCTCCCCCCACCCTGTGGGCCATGGCTCGTGGTGCGTCCAGGCAGGTGCCCCCCAAACAGGAAAGCCGAGGGTGACTTCACTTTCCGCCCCCACAGAGCCGGGTTTCACCCACCAGTGAGGACTCTGCCGGCCTTGGCCCTCGGGCCTCTCCCTCAACTCACCATGATGGCGGCAGGCAGCAGTTCCCGACCGGCTCGAGGAGGAGCAGAGGGTGTGCTTGGCGCACCACTTCTGGGGCTGTTGTGAGGTCCGCTGGAACCCACTGCGCGGCTGCGAGTGGTCAAAGGAGCCAAAGgcgaaaggaaaaggaaaaccaagGGCGGGTGACAAGGCTGAGGAGCCCCGAAATGTGGACAGTCAGCCTAAGAAGCGCAGGCGGACTGAGGCGTGGCCCGCCGGGCTTGAGGAGGTGGCTCCTGCGCCGGGTATCGGGGCGCGTGGTATAGGCCTCAGCCAATGGGTGGCAGTGCCCCCGCCCCCTGCGTGGGGGGGCTGCGGGGGACGACGGCGCCCACGCGGTGGGTGCGTAGGGTACGCAGGGTACGCAGCGCACGCAGCGCGTGTGCGCAGGTCCCGTGCCTCAGTTCCAGGCAGGCGCCGCCCTCACacggacacagagacacacgcaTCACCCCCAAAACACCCTTGAAATAAGAATGCATACTGAAATATATGGTATAGTTTACAGAAATGAGACTCTAATGTGTCTAGGCTGTAGTTTCAAAATGGCTTCTCGAAGGCACAGGGTTAGCACAATCACTGTTAGCTTTACACTCACcccaaaatctttttaaatgccTACATAAATAAATCGAAGCAAGTCTGGAAAACGTAAGGAGGCATCAACAGGCCAAAAACTTGGACTCCTTTCGTCAAGTTTGAGATAGAAGGGGTTGGATGGGAGGAAATGCCAGTTTGACATTCAGGATGTTTGTTCTTTCGAGAAATAGTTACTGAGTGCCTGTAATTACCAGGTACTGCAGATGCAGGAGTGAACAGAATAAAAGAATATGTTTTTGCTCAGGGATGTTACATTTTAATAGGGGAATTCACCTTCTAGGCCTTACAGGAAGGCGCTAGGCCTGCCTAGAGAATTCTAGAACATTCTGAAAGTCAGAGCAAGGGCCTAGAGCAGGATGAGCTGTGGGCCAGGTGGTGGAGCCAATCACGAAACTTTGGGAACCACTCCAGCACCTTAGTTACACATACAGGGCTAAGTGGCTATGACCTTTATCCGCAAACTTCACTTCTGTACTGACGGAAAGcattaaaatgttactttttgaGCTGGCAGAATGGTGGACTTCTATAGCACGAGAAGTGTCTCATTACTAACACCTAGTAATGCAGGATAAAAAAATAacgttttattttaaatatgcagcTAAACccataagaaaagaagagaaattccaAGTaccaaaaataaactgaaaaccaGAGCAATTACTTACTCAACTGATTCTTCTCCTGCCCAGGATATGGGGGCTGGGCTGCAGGGTAGCCAGTCATACTAGTTTGCCCAG
Coding sequences within it:
- the DAZL gene encoding LOW QUALITY PROTEIN: deleted in azoospermia-like (The sequence of the model RefSeq protein was modified relative to this genomic sequence to represent the inferred CDS: deleted 1 base in 1 codon); the encoded protein is MAAPSCGGDRHKARLTPSLWHESAANPETPNSTISREASTQSSSAATSQGYVLPEGKIMPNTVFVGGIDVRMDETEIRSFFARYGSVKEVKIITDRTGVSKGYGFVSFFNDVDVQKIVESQINFHGKKLKLGPAIRKQNLCAYHVQPRPLVFNHPPPPQFQNVWTNPNTETYMQPPTTVNPITQYVQAYPTYPNSPVQVITGYQLPVYNYQMPPQWPVGEQRSYVVPPAYSAVNYHCNEVDPGAEVVPNECSVHEATPPSGNGPQKKSVDRSIQTVVSCLFNPENRLRNTVVTQDDYFKDKRVHHFRRSRAMLKSV